The Leptospira paudalimensis region CTTTAAGAAACTTGTGAACCACTTCCCAATTCATTTACCGTAGGGTCTCGCCCTGAGCTTGTCGAAGGGTTACTTATTTAAATCCACTCCTTCGAATACCTCTGTTTGGTGAGGGTTTTTATAGAGGTAAATTCGTTTTGTGATTCCATGCGAAGGAAAATCAAAAAGCACTTGTAGGCCATTGACCGGGACGAATGGTTCTTTTTGTAAATTGATAGGCCGAAAACCAGCAAAATCAATGTCATTATTTAAAGCGTATAAATTATAATCATTAGTGATTAGTGCAAAGTGATAGTTTGGCAATATTTCTTTCAAAAAATAGTTTATATGTGCGATTGGCCAATGATGTAATACGTCTTTTACGATTAACAGGTCTGCGGATACATACCGTATGTCACTTAATTGTCTAATGACTAAGAATTTGATGTTTTTTTTGGAATATTTTTTTGTGTTTTTTTCAATGAGGGCAGATACAAGATCATATCCCACATAATTTTTTCCTTCTGGGATGACCATGGTTTCCATAAGTTGCCAGTCTCCACAACCAAGGTCTACAATCGTTTTATACTTTGGGTCATTTAAGTATTCTTGCAATAATTTAAGATAGGGAACTGCATTCTCAGGTTTGGAGCCAATGCCTGAGCCATCACCCCATTTTTTTTCATCATATACTTTTTTAAAGGCAACTTGTTCTGGTGAAGTATTTTGATCACAGGATTGAAAGGAAAAGAAAAATAAAACAAGATAACAAATCAGTTGAATGAATTTAGATCGGATGGATTGTCTTTTGATCACATTCATAAGATTTGGCCCCTGATTTTTATTTTACCATTTAGAAACATGGCAAGTGTTTTTCCAAGAATTACCTTCTTATCTAAAACGC contains the following coding sequences:
- a CDS encoding class I SAM-dependent methyltransferase, with the protein product MNVIKRQSIRSKFIQLICYLVLFFFSFQSCDQNTSPEQVAFKKVYDEKKWGDGSGIGSKPENAVPYLKLLQEYLNDPKYKTIVDLGCGDWQLMETMVIPEGKNYVGYDLVSALIEKNTKKYSKKNIKFLVIRQLSDIRYVSADLLIVKDVLHHWPIAHINYFLKEILPNYHFALITNDYNLYALNNDIDFAGFRPINLQKEPFVPVNGLQVLFDFPSHGITKRIYLYKNPHQTEVFEGVDLNK